The Chanodichthys erythropterus isolate Z2021 chromosome 12, ASM2448905v1, whole genome shotgun sequence genome contains a region encoding:
- the vps54 gene encoding vacuolar protein sorting-associated protein 54 isoform X1, with amino-acid sequence MSSNPIPQSSGGGGGGGRGGGTSDGLFQKPRDPSMAPRHYRTPRSLPDVCPKEPTGDGRGLCDGPSVVADQHRWTVYNSKVNLPAALNDPRLAKRESDFFTKTWGLDFAETDVMPSFYLPNITREHFSSYLQETAQREKIHERCKNVCPNKDDLSVPTITNNHDKARAELEQVPKIFMKPEFVLNDPATFNAVLPWSHFSVAGGKNSRDVASSRLLQEKLSHYLDVVEVSIARQISLRSEAFFHAMSSQHELQDQMRETADAVAKLRARTAAIDRVMCRGPLRVLRDALTRNNCVKLHNKLKLMAAVHQTQPTVQLLLSTSEFVGALELIATTKEVLQQELQGIHSFRHLGSQLCEMERLIDKMMVADFSTYAQSDLNRPFEEDSQVMEKVTKQPAASGKDRLQSLVFGLLRQRKLDFLDIYSDEMIRAAKNVVRQCVVKSVSQISEIDADTVKFHEQMRLMTFHQWFDLLLDIFEHFILFLKRIKATLSVIRNVVLEVLDSSQRSRLAEVTSATNHSNEDEEESGGSALNSGEAELAYLTHEGLFISDALNEAEQRSSVTAQARAQTRAEACGSDSASATTESSSSREHNSNTTSSLPIGGAAAISEDVMPSDLELGRVANNVQELLYTASDVSHDRCVKVLMTRAKDGSLERLSSAEFVCLSQAVESFVKDTEELCGRRSMSLRGALQSQANRFVQRFHEERKTKLSLLLDNERWKQAEVPAEFQDLVDSIADGRISLPDRKHTGSEDRKPSEFLCVDGQKYAVVGTVLLLIRMFLEYCQCVNDIPSITTDILTRLTDLLKHFNSRSCQLVLGAGALQVVGLKTITTRNLALASRCLQLVVHYIPVIRAHFETRLQPKQYSVLRHFDHITKDYNDHIAEISAKLVAIMDSMFEKALSKYEVKAPMPSACLRNVCKQMAKMHEAIYELLPEEQTQMLFLRINARFNLHLKRQLARLGVINDGGPQNGLVMVDVAFYSENVQALRSLECLDLNMPEIWEQKR; translated from the exons ATGTCCTCCAATCCCATACCTCAGTccagcggaggaggaggaggaggaggaagaggcgGCGGCACCAGCGATGGGCTCTTCCAGAAGCCCCGGGACCCTTCAATGGCCCCCAGACACTATCGAACCCCTCGCTCCCTCCCGGACGTCTGCCCTAAGGAGCCCACCG GTGATGGCCGTGGCCTCTGTGATGGCCCGTCCGTAGTGGCCGACCAGCATCGCTGGACTGTATATAACTCTAAAGTGAACCTCCCCGCGGCCCTGAACGACCCCAGGCTGGCCAAGAGAGAGTCGGACTTCTTCACTAAGACGTGGGGCCTGGACTTCGCCGAGACCGACGTCATGCCTTCATTCTACCTGCCCAACATCACCCGAGAACACTTCAGCTCCTACCTGCAGGAGACGGCTCAG AGGGAGAAGATTCACGAGCGCTGTAAGAACGTCTGCCCGAACAAAGACGATCTGTCGGTGCCCACCATCACCAATAATCACG ataaagccagagCTGAACTGGAGCAGGTGCCCAAG ATCTTCATGAAGCCTGAGTTTGTGCTGAACGATCCAGCCACCTTCAATGCCGTGTTGCCGTGGTCTCACTTCAGCGTCGCCGGGGGCAAGAACAGCCGAGATGTGGCATCGTCACGGTTACTGCAAGAAAAG TTGAGTCACTATCTGGACGTGGTGGAGGTGAGCATCGCTCGGCAGATCTCTCTTCGCTCCGAGGCCTTTTTCCACGCCATGTCATCTCAGCACGAGCTCCAGGACCAGATGCGAGAAACGGCCGACGCCGTGGCCAAGCTGCGCGCCCGCACCGCCGCCATCGATCGAGTGATGTGCCGCGGGCCTCTGCGAGTGCTGCGGGACGCTCTGACCCGCAACAACTGCGTTAAGCTGCACAATAAACTCAAGCTGATGGCCGCCGTGCACCAGACGCAGCCCACTGTGCAGCTGCTCCTCTCCACCTCAGAGTTCGTGGGGGCGCTGGAGCTCATCGCCACCACCAAGGAAGTGCTGCAGCAGGAACTGCAGGGAATTCACAGCTTCAG aCATTTGGGTTCTCAGCTCTGTGAGATGGAGAGGTTGATCGATAAGATGATGGTGGCTGATTTCTCCACATACGCTCAAAGCGACCTCAATCGACCCTTTGAGGAGGACAGTCAGGTCATGGAGAAG GTTACAAAGCAGCCTGCAGCGTCAGGAAAG GATCGTCTGCAGTCTCTGGTCTTTGGCCTGTTGAGACAGAGGAAGCTGGATTTCCTGGACATCTACAGTGACGAGATGATCCGCGCTGCCAAGAACGTCGTACGGCAG TGTGTTGTGAAGTCAGTGTCGCAGATCAGTGAGATTGATGCGGACACTGTCAA GTTTCATGAACAGATGCGCTTGATGACCTTTCATCAGTGGTTCGATCTGCTGCTGGATATATTTGAACACTTCATCCTGTTCCTCAAGAGGATCAAG GCCACGCTCAGCGTCATTCGAAACGTCGTGCTGGAGGTGCTCGACAGCAGCCAGAGGAGTCGGCTAGCAGAGGTTACCTCGGCAACTAATCATTCCAATGAGGACGAGGAGGAGTCTGGAGGCTCCGCCCTTAATTCGGGGGAGGCGGAGCTTGCGTATCTCACTCACGAGGGGCTTTTCATCAGTGATGCGCTCAATGAAGCGGAGCAGCGCAGCAGCGTTACAGCGCAGGCCAGAGCGCAGACACGTGCAGAGGCCTGCGGGAGCGACTCGGCCTCTGCAACCACCGAATCTTCCTCCAGCAGGGAACACAACTCCAACACtacctcctccctgcccatcggGGGCGCTGCTGCAAT CAGTGAGGACGTGATGCCGTCTGATCTGGAGTTGGGTCGAGTGGCCAACAACGTTCAGGAGCTGCTGTACACGGCGTCAGATGTCAGCCACGATCGCTGCGTTAAAGTGCTCATGACACGAGCCAAG GATGGCTCCCTGGAGCGCTTGAGCTCGGCGGAGTTCGTGTGTTTGAGTCAGGCGGTGGAGTCGTTCGTCAAAGACACTGAAGAGCTGTGCGGCAGGCGCAGCATGAGCCTGAGGGGGGCGCTGCAGAGTCAGGCCAACCGCTTCGTGCAGCGCTTCCACGAGGAGCGCAAGACTAAACTCAG tctGCTGTTGGATAATGAGCGCTGGAAGCAGGCCGAGGTCCCTGCAGAGTTTCAGGATCTGGTCGACTCCATCGCCGACGGACGCATCAGCCTGCCTGACCGCAAACACACAG GGTCCGAGGACAGGAAGCCCAGTGAGTTTCTGTGCGTCGATGGGCAGAAGTATGCTGTGGTCgg GACGGTGCTGCTGCTGATCCGGATGTTTCTGGAGTACTGCCAGTGTGTGAATGACATTCCCTCCATCACCACTGACATCCTCACGCGCCTCACCGACCTGCTCAAG CACTTCAACTCTCGGAGCTGTCAGCTGGTGCTGGGGGCGGGAGCTCTGCAGGTGGTGGGCCTGAAGACCATCACTACCAGAAACCTGG CTCTGGCGTCTCGCTGTCTTCAGCTGGTGGTTCACTACATCCCTGTGATCCGAGCGCACTTTGAGACCAGACTGCAGCCCAAACAGTACAGCGTCCTGCGCCACTTCGACCACATCACCAAG GACTACAACGATCACATCGCAGAGATCTCTGCCAAACTAGTGGCCATCATGGACAGCATGTTCGAGAAGGCTCTGTCTAAA TATGAGGTGAAGGCGCCGATGCCGTCAGCGTGTTTGCGTAACGTGTGTAAACAGATGGCCAAAATGCACGAGGCCATTTATGAGCTCTTGCCGGAGGAGCAGACGCAG atGCTGTTCCTCAGGATAAACGCCAGGTTTAATCTGCATCTGAAGCGGCAGTTGGCGCGATTAGGGGTCATCAATGATGGCGGACCCCAGAACGG gcTGGTGATGGTGGACGTGGCGTTTTACTCTGAGAACGTTCAGGCTTTGCGCTCTCTGGAGTGTTTGGACTTAAACATGCCGGAGATTTGGGAGCAGAAAAGGTGA
- the vps54 gene encoding vacuolar protein sorting-associated protein 54 isoform X2, translated as MSSNPIPQSSGGGGGGGRGGGTSDGLFQKPRDPSMAPRHYRTPRSLPDVCPKEPTGDGRGLCDGPSVVADQHRWTVYNSKVNLPAALNDPRLAKRESDFFTKTWGLDFAETDVMPSFYLPNITREHFSSYLQETAQREKIHERCKNVCPNKDDLSVPTITNNHDKARAELEQVPKIFMKPEFVLNDPATFNAVLPWSHFSVAGGKNSRDVASSRLLQEKLSHYLDVVEVSIARQISLRSEAFFHAMSSQHELQDQMRETADAVAKLRARTAAIDRVMCRGPLRVLRDALTRNNCVKLHNKLKLMAAVHQTQPTVQLLLSTSEFVGALELIATTKEVLQQELQGIHSFRHLGSQLCEMERLIDKMMVADFSTYAQSDLNRPFEEDSQVMEKVTKQPAASGKDRLQSLVFGLLRQRKLDFLDIYSDEMIRAAKNVVRQCVVKSVSQISEIDADTVKFHEQMRLMTFHQWFDLLLDIFEHFILFLKRIKATLSVIRNVVLEVLDSSQRSRLAEVTSATNHSNEDEEESGGSALNSGEAELAYLTHEGLFISDALNEAEQRSSVTAQARAQTRAEACGSDSASATTESSSSREHNSNTTSSLPIGGAAAIEDVMPSDLELGRVANNVQELLYTASDVSHDRCVKVLMTRAKDGSLERLSSAEFVCLSQAVESFVKDTEELCGRRSMSLRGALQSQANRFVQRFHEERKTKLSLLLDNERWKQAEVPAEFQDLVDSIADGRISLPDRKHTGSEDRKPSEFLCVDGQKYAVVGTVLLLIRMFLEYCQCVNDIPSITTDILTRLTDLLKHFNSRSCQLVLGAGALQVVGLKTITTRNLALASRCLQLVVHYIPVIRAHFETRLQPKQYSVLRHFDHITKDYNDHIAEISAKLVAIMDSMFEKALSKYEVKAPMPSACLRNVCKQMAKMHEAIYELLPEEQTQMLFLRINARFNLHLKRQLARLGVINDGGPQNGLVMVDVAFYSENVQALRSLECLDLNMPEIWEQKR; from the exons ATGTCCTCCAATCCCATACCTCAGTccagcggaggaggaggaggaggaggaagaggcgGCGGCACCAGCGATGGGCTCTTCCAGAAGCCCCGGGACCCTTCAATGGCCCCCAGACACTATCGAACCCCTCGCTCCCTCCCGGACGTCTGCCCTAAGGAGCCCACCG GTGATGGCCGTGGCCTCTGTGATGGCCCGTCCGTAGTGGCCGACCAGCATCGCTGGACTGTATATAACTCTAAAGTGAACCTCCCCGCGGCCCTGAACGACCCCAGGCTGGCCAAGAGAGAGTCGGACTTCTTCACTAAGACGTGGGGCCTGGACTTCGCCGAGACCGACGTCATGCCTTCATTCTACCTGCCCAACATCACCCGAGAACACTTCAGCTCCTACCTGCAGGAGACGGCTCAG AGGGAGAAGATTCACGAGCGCTGTAAGAACGTCTGCCCGAACAAAGACGATCTGTCGGTGCCCACCATCACCAATAATCACG ataaagccagagCTGAACTGGAGCAGGTGCCCAAG ATCTTCATGAAGCCTGAGTTTGTGCTGAACGATCCAGCCACCTTCAATGCCGTGTTGCCGTGGTCTCACTTCAGCGTCGCCGGGGGCAAGAACAGCCGAGATGTGGCATCGTCACGGTTACTGCAAGAAAAG TTGAGTCACTATCTGGACGTGGTGGAGGTGAGCATCGCTCGGCAGATCTCTCTTCGCTCCGAGGCCTTTTTCCACGCCATGTCATCTCAGCACGAGCTCCAGGACCAGATGCGAGAAACGGCCGACGCCGTGGCCAAGCTGCGCGCCCGCACCGCCGCCATCGATCGAGTGATGTGCCGCGGGCCTCTGCGAGTGCTGCGGGACGCTCTGACCCGCAACAACTGCGTTAAGCTGCACAATAAACTCAAGCTGATGGCCGCCGTGCACCAGACGCAGCCCACTGTGCAGCTGCTCCTCTCCACCTCAGAGTTCGTGGGGGCGCTGGAGCTCATCGCCACCACCAAGGAAGTGCTGCAGCAGGAACTGCAGGGAATTCACAGCTTCAG aCATTTGGGTTCTCAGCTCTGTGAGATGGAGAGGTTGATCGATAAGATGATGGTGGCTGATTTCTCCACATACGCTCAAAGCGACCTCAATCGACCCTTTGAGGAGGACAGTCAGGTCATGGAGAAG GTTACAAAGCAGCCTGCAGCGTCAGGAAAG GATCGTCTGCAGTCTCTGGTCTTTGGCCTGTTGAGACAGAGGAAGCTGGATTTCCTGGACATCTACAGTGACGAGATGATCCGCGCTGCCAAGAACGTCGTACGGCAG TGTGTTGTGAAGTCAGTGTCGCAGATCAGTGAGATTGATGCGGACACTGTCAA GTTTCATGAACAGATGCGCTTGATGACCTTTCATCAGTGGTTCGATCTGCTGCTGGATATATTTGAACACTTCATCCTGTTCCTCAAGAGGATCAAG GCCACGCTCAGCGTCATTCGAAACGTCGTGCTGGAGGTGCTCGACAGCAGCCAGAGGAGTCGGCTAGCAGAGGTTACCTCGGCAACTAATCATTCCAATGAGGACGAGGAGGAGTCTGGAGGCTCCGCCCTTAATTCGGGGGAGGCGGAGCTTGCGTATCTCACTCACGAGGGGCTTTTCATCAGTGATGCGCTCAATGAAGCGGAGCAGCGCAGCAGCGTTACAGCGCAGGCCAGAGCGCAGACACGTGCAGAGGCCTGCGGGAGCGACTCGGCCTCTGCAACCACCGAATCTTCCTCCAGCAGGGAACACAACTCCAACACtacctcctccctgcccatcggGGGCGCTGCTGCAAT TGAGGACGTGATGCCGTCTGATCTGGAGTTGGGTCGAGTGGCCAACAACGTTCAGGAGCTGCTGTACACGGCGTCAGATGTCAGCCACGATCGCTGCGTTAAAGTGCTCATGACACGAGCCAAG GATGGCTCCCTGGAGCGCTTGAGCTCGGCGGAGTTCGTGTGTTTGAGTCAGGCGGTGGAGTCGTTCGTCAAAGACACTGAAGAGCTGTGCGGCAGGCGCAGCATGAGCCTGAGGGGGGCGCTGCAGAGTCAGGCCAACCGCTTCGTGCAGCGCTTCCACGAGGAGCGCAAGACTAAACTCAG tctGCTGTTGGATAATGAGCGCTGGAAGCAGGCCGAGGTCCCTGCAGAGTTTCAGGATCTGGTCGACTCCATCGCCGACGGACGCATCAGCCTGCCTGACCGCAAACACACAG GGTCCGAGGACAGGAAGCCCAGTGAGTTTCTGTGCGTCGATGGGCAGAAGTATGCTGTGGTCgg GACGGTGCTGCTGCTGATCCGGATGTTTCTGGAGTACTGCCAGTGTGTGAATGACATTCCCTCCATCACCACTGACATCCTCACGCGCCTCACCGACCTGCTCAAG CACTTCAACTCTCGGAGCTGTCAGCTGGTGCTGGGGGCGGGAGCTCTGCAGGTGGTGGGCCTGAAGACCATCACTACCAGAAACCTGG CTCTGGCGTCTCGCTGTCTTCAGCTGGTGGTTCACTACATCCCTGTGATCCGAGCGCACTTTGAGACCAGACTGCAGCCCAAACAGTACAGCGTCCTGCGCCACTTCGACCACATCACCAAG GACTACAACGATCACATCGCAGAGATCTCTGCCAAACTAGTGGCCATCATGGACAGCATGTTCGAGAAGGCTCTGTCTAAA TATGAGGTGAAGGCGCCGATGCCGTCAGCGTGTTTGCGTAACGTGTGTAAACAGATGGCCAAAATGCACGAGGCCATTTATGAGCTCTTGCCGGAGGAGCAGACGCAG atGCTGTTCCTCAGGATAAACGCCAGGTTTAATCTGCATCTGAAGCGGCAGTTGGCGCGATTAGGGGTCATCAATGATGGCGGACCCCAGAACGG gcTGGTGATGGTGGACGTGGCGTTTTACTCTGAGAACGTTCAGGCTTTGCGCTCTCTGGAGTGTTTGGACTTAAACATGCCGGAGATTTGGGAGCAGAAAAGGTGA
- the vps54 gene encoding vacuolar protein sorting-associated protein 54 isoform X4 produces the protein MSSNPIPQSSGGGGGGGRGGGTSDGLFQKPRDPSMAPRHYRTPRSLPDVCPKEPTGDGRGLCDGPSVVADQHRWTVYNSKVNLPAALNDPRLAKRESDFFTKTWGLDFAETDVMPSFYLPNITREHFSSYLQETAQREKIHERCKNVCPNKDDLSVPTITNNHDKARAELEQVPKIFMKPEFVLNDPATFNAVLPWSHFSVAGGKNSRDVASSRLLQEKLSHYLDVVEVSIARQISLRSEAFFHAMSSQHELQDQMRETADAVAKLRARTAAIDRVMCRGPLRVLRDALTRNNCVKLHNKLKLMAAVHQTQPTVQLLLSTSEFVGALELIATTKEVLQQELQGIHSFRHLGSQLCEMERLIDKMMVADFSTYAQSDLNRPFEEDSQVMEKDRLQSLVFGLLRQRKLDFLDIYSDEMIRAAKNVVRQCVVKSVSQISEIDADTVKFHEQMRLMTFHQWFDLLLDIFEHFILFLKRIKATLSVIRNVVLEVLDSSQRSRLAEVTSATNHSNEDEEESGGSALNSGEAELAYLTHEGLFISDALNEAEQRSSVTAQARAQTRAEACGSDSASATTESSSSREHNSNTTSSLPIGGAAAIEDVMPSDLELGRVANNVQELLYTASDVSHDRCVKVLMTRAKDGSLERLSSAEFVCLSQAVESFVKDTEELCGRRSMSLRGALQSQANRFVQRFHEERKTKLSLLLDNERWKQAEVPAEFQDLVDSIADGRISLPDRKHTGSEDRKPSEFLCVDGQKYAVVGTVLLLIRMFLEYCQCVNDIPSITTDILTRLTDLLKHFNSRSCQLVLGAGALQVVGLKTITTRNLALASRCLQLVVHYIPVIRAHFETRLQPKQYSVLRHFDHITKDYNDHIAEISAKLVAIMDSMFEKALSKYEVKAPMPSACLRNVCKQMAKMHEAIYELLPEEQTQMLFLRINARFNLHLKRQLARLGVINDGGPQNGLVMVDVAFYSENVQALRSLECLDLNMPEIWEQKR, from the exons ATGTCCTCCAATCCCATACCTCAGTccagcggaggaggaggaggaggaggaagaggcgGCGGCACCAGCGATGGGCTCTTCCAGAAGCCCCGGGACCCTTCAATGGCCCCCAGACACTATCGAACCCCTCGCTCCCTCCCGGACGTCTGCCCTAAGGAGCCCACCG GTGATGGCCGTGGCCTCTGTGATGGCCCGTCCGTAGTGGCCGACCAGCATCGCTGGACTGTATATAACTCTAAAGTGAACCTCCCCGCGGCCCTGAACGACCCCAGGCTGGCCAAGAGAGAGTCGGACTTCTTCACTAAGACGTGGGGCCTGGACTTCGCCGAGACCGACGTCATGCCTTCATTCTACCTGCCCAACATCACCCGAGAACACTTCAGCTCCTACCTGCAGGAGACGGCTCAG AGGGAGAAGATTCACGAGCGCTGTAAGAACGTCTGCCCGAACAAAGACGATCTGTCGGTGCCCACCATCACCAATAATCACG ataaagccagagCTGAACTGGAGCAGGTGCCCAAG ATCTTCATGAAGCCTGAGTTTGTGCTGAACGATCCAGCCACCTTCAATGCCGTGTTGCCGTGGTCTCACTTCAGCGTCGCCGGGGGCAAGAACAGCCGAGATGTGGCATCGTCACGGTTACTGCAAGAAAAG TTGAGTCACTATCTGGACGTGGTGGAGGTGAGCATCGCTCGGCAGATCTCTCTTCGCTCCGAGGCCTTTTTCCACGCCATGTCATCTCAGCACGAGCTCCAGGACCAGATGCGAGAAACGGCCGACGCCGTGGCCAAGCTGCGCGCCCGCACCGCCGCCATCGATCGAGTGATGTGCCGCGGGCCTCTGCGAGTGCTGCGGGACGCTCTGACCCGCAACAACTGCGTTAAGCTGCACAATAAACTCAAGCTGATGGCCGCCGTGCACCAGACGCAGCCCACTGTGCAGCTGCTCCTCTCCACCTCAGAGTTCGTGGGGGCGCTGGAGCTCATCGCCACCACCAAGGAAGTGCTGCAGCAGGAACTGCAGGGAATTCACAGCTTCAG aCATTTGGGTTCTCAGCTCTGTGAGATGGAGAGGTTGATCGATAAGATGATGGTGGCTGATTTCTCCACATACGCTCAAAGCGACCTCAATCGACCCTTTGAGGAGGACAGTCAGGTCATGGAGAAG GATCGTCTGCAGTCTCTGGTCTTTGGCCTGTTGAGACAGAGGAAGCTGGATTTCCTGGACATCTACAGTGACGAGATGATCCGCGCTGCCAAGAACGTCGTACGGCAG TGTGTTGTGAAGTCAGTGTCGCAGATCAGTGAGATTGATGCGGACACTGTCAA GTTTCATGAACAGATGCGCTTGATGACCTTTCATCAGTGGTTCGATCTGCTGCTGGATATATTTGAACACTTCATCCTGTTCCTCAAGAGGATCAAG GCCACGCTCAGCGTCATTCGAAACGTCGTGCTGGAGGTGCTCGACAGCAGCCAGAGGAGTCGGCTAGCAGAGGTTACCTCGGCAACTAATCATTCCAATGAGGACGAGGAGGAGTCTGGAGGCTCCGCCCTTAATTCGGGGGAGGCGGAGCTTGCGTATCTCACTCACGAGGGGCTTTTCATCAGTGATGCGCTCAATGAAGCGGAGCAGCGCAGCAGCGTTACAGCGCAGGCCAGAGCGCAGACACGTGCAGAGGCCTGCGGGAGCGACTCGGCCTCTGCAACCACCGAATCTTCCTCCAGCAGGGAACACAACTCCAACACtacctcctccctgcccatcggGGGCGCTGCTGCAAT TGAGGACGTGATGCCGTCTGATCTGGAGTTGGGTCGAGTGGCCAACAACGTTCAGGAGCTGCTGTACACGGCGTCAGATGTCAGCCACGATCGCTGCGTTAAAGTGCTCATGACACGAGCCAAG GATGGCTCCCTGGAGCGCTTGAGCTCGGCGGAGTTCGTGTGTTTGAGTCAGGCGGTGGAGTCGTTCGTCAAAGACACTGAAGAGCTGTGCGGCAGGCGCAGCATGAGCCTGAGGGGGGCGCTGCAGAGTCAGGCCAACCGCTTCGTGCAGCGCTTCCACGAGGAGCGCAAGACTAAACTCAG tctGCTGTTGGATAATGAGCGCTGGAAGCAGGCCGAGGTCCCTGCAGAGTTTCAGGATCTGGTCGACTCCATCGCCGACGGACGCATCAGCCTGCCTGACCGCAAACACACAG GGTCCGAGGACAGGAAGCCCAGTGAGTTTCTGTGCGTCGATGGGCAGAAGTATGCTGTGGTCgg GACGGTGCTGCTGCTGATCCGGATGTTTCTGGAGTACTGCCAGTGTGTGAATGACATTCCCTCCATCACCACTGACATCCTCACGCGCCTCACCGACCTGCTCAAG CACTTCAACTCTCGGAGCTGTCAGCTGGTGCTGGGGGCGGGAGCTCTGCAGGTGGTGGGCCTGAAGACCATCACTACCAGAAACCTGG CTCTGGCGTCTCGCTGTCTTCAGCTGGTGGTTCACTACATCCCTGTGATCCGAGCGCACTTTGAGACCAGACTGCAGCCCAAACAGTACAGCGTCCTGCGCCACTTCGACCACATCACCAAG GACTACAACGATCACATCGCAGAGATCTCTGCCAAACTAGTGGCCATCATGGACAGCATGTTCGAGAAGGCTCTGTCTAAA TATGAGGTGAAGGCGCCGATGCCGTCAGCGTGTTTGCGTAACGTGTGTAAACAGATGGCCAAAATGCACGAGGCCATTTATGAGCTCTTGCCGGAGGAGCAGACGCAG atGCTGTTCCTCAGGATAAACGCCAGGTTTAATCTGCATCTGAAGCGGCAGTTGGCGCGATTAGGGGTCATCAATGATGGCGGACCCCAGAACGG gcTGGTGATGGTGGACGTGGCGTTTTACTCTGAGAACGTTCAGGCTTTGCGCTCTCTGGAGTGTTTGGACTTAAACATGCCGGAGATTTGGGAGCAGAAAAGGTGA